In Mycolicibacterium mucogenicum DSM 44124, the following are encoded in one genomic region:
- a CDS encoding Rieske 2Fe-2S domain-containing protein, producing MTAESETDDIRLIEAGSVPTRFARGWHCLGLIRDFADGKPHQINAFGQKLVVFSGEDGAISVLDGYCRHMGGDLSQGTVKGNEIACPFHDWRWGGDGRCKLVPYAKRTPRLARTAAWPTLQQDGMLFVWNDPEHNEPPQDVTIPRIEGATSDGWTDWHWYTTVVHTNCREIIDNVVDMAHFFYIHGSLPTHFKNIFEGHVATQYMKSAGRPDLGDPEEGVTILGTTSLAAYHGPSFMIDELTYHYEGFDQHTVLINCHYPIDENSFALQYGIVVEKNPSMPDELAVETAIALGDFVKMGFEQDVEIWRNKTRIDNPLLVEEDGPVYQLRRWYEQFYVDVADVTRDMVDRFEFELDTTRPREAWMKEVEANLAARAAASSPIG from the coding sequence ATGACAGCCGAATCCGAAACCGACGACATCCGGTTGATCGAAGCTGGCTCGGTGCCGACCAGGTTTGCCAGAGGCTGGCACTGCCTGGGTCTCATCCGTGATTTCGCTGACGGAAAACCGCACCAGATCAACGCTTTCGGGCAGAAGCTGGTGGTGTTCAGCGGCGAGGACGGCGCCATCAGTGTCCTGGACGGATACTGCCGGCACATGGGTGGCGACCTGTCCCAGGGCACGGTCAAGGGAAACGAGATCGCGTGCCCCTTCCACGATTGGCGCTGGGGTGGGGACGGCCGATGCAAGCTGGTTCCGTATGCCAAGCGCACACCGCGGCTGGCCCGCACCGCGGCTTGGCCCACATTGCAGCAAGACGGCATGCTGTTCGTGTGGAATGACCCCGAGCACAATGAGCCACCACAGGATGTGACCATCCCTCGCATCGAAGGCGCCACCAGCGATGGTTGGACCGACTGGCACTGGTACACCACGGTGGTGCACACCAACTGCCGCGAGATCATCGACAACGTGGTCGACATGGCGCACTTCTTCTACATCCATGGCTCGCTGCCCACCCACTTCAAGAACATCTTCGAAGGTCACGTCGCGACCCAATACATGAAAAGCGCGGGACGGCCTGATCTTGGCGATCCCGAGGAGGGCGTGACGATTCTGGGGACGACATCCCTGGCCGCCTACCACGGACCGTCATTCATGATCGATGAGCTGACCTACCACTACGAGGGTTTCGATCAGCACACTGTGTTGATCAACTGCCACTATCCGATCGACGAGAACTCCTTCGCACTGCAATACGGCATCGTCGTGGAGAAGAACCCGTCCATGCCCGACGAGCTCGCCGTCGAAACAGCCATCGCACTGGGTGATTTCGTCAAGATGGGTTTCGAGCAGGACGTGGAGATCTGGCGTAACAAGACTCGCATCGACAATCCGCTTCTCGTCGAAGAAGACGGGCCGGTGTACCAGTTGCGCCGTTGGTACGAGCAGTTCTATGTCGACGTCGCCGATGTCACGCGGGACATGGTTGACCGGTTCGAATTCGAGCTGGACACGACGCGGCCCCGGGAAGCGTGGATGAAAGAGGTCGAGGCGAATCTTGCTGCCCGGGCCGCGGCGTCCAGTCCTATCGGGTGA
- a CDS encoding 3-ketosteroid-delta-1-dehydrogenase has product MSLTVTASTHTTIPAGLTIADTEVDLLVVGSGTGLGAALAAREQGLSILVIEKSSYVGGSTARSGGALWLPASPVIEECGGVDTAQRASTYLDAVVGDSAPQDRSTAYLRNLPATVDMLRRTTPMKLFWAKDYSDYHPEAPGGSAAGRTCECRPLNTSILGEYLADLRPGVMEVSIPMPTTGADYRWLNLMSRMPRKGLPTVVKRLAQGLGGLALGRRYAAGGQALAAGLFAGAIRAGIPIWLDTSLTGLVTDDDGRVTAATVIHADSVFTITARHGVVLAAGGFDHDMDMRWKFQSESLGRNLSLGARSNTGDAIRIGQEVGAGIASMDQSWWFPAVAPLPGAAPAVMLAERSLPGSFIVDQTGRRFANESADYMSFGQRILELEAAGSPVESMWIVFDQQYRNSYVFAAELFPRIPIPRRWYDAGIAFRADNLTDLAAQINVPAGTFRATVDRFNENAFAGEDPDFGRGRSAYDRYYGDPTITPNPNLRPLLSGPFYAVKMVLSDLGTCGGLLADGHARVLREDGTVIDGLYAIGNTAANAFGRTYPGAGATIAQGLVFGHIAAQHAAQNRLAAQAR; this is encoded by the coding sequence ATGTCATTGACCGTGACCGCCTCGACGCACACCACGATCCCCGCTGGTCTGACCATCGCTGATACCGAAGTCGACCTTCTCGTCGTCGGGTCCGGCACCGGCCTGGGCGCCGCACTGGCCGCACGTGAACAGGGCTTGTCGATACTCGTGATCGAAAAGTCTTCCTACGTAGGTGGTTCAACGGCCCGTTCCGGCGGCGCCCTGTGGCTGCCCGCGAGCCCCGTCATCGAAGAGTGCGGCGGCGTCGATACCGCACAGCGGGCGAGCACCTATCTCGATGCGGTCGTTGGTGATTCAGCTCCGCAGGACCGTTCGACCGCTTATCTGCGCAACCTGCCGGCGACGGTCGACATGCTGCGCCGGACCACTCCGATGAAGCTGTTCTGGGCGAAGGACTACTCCGACTACCACCCCGAGGCACCCGGCGGTTCAGCCGCCGGCCGCACCTGCGAATGCCGCCCGTTGAACACCTCGATTCTCGGTGAGTACCTGGCTGACCTGCGTCCCGGAGTGATGGAGGTCAGCATTCCAATGCCGACGACGGGCGCCGACTACCGCTGGTTGAACCTGATGAGCCGGATGCCGCGCAAGGGGTTGCCCACGGTCGTCAAGCGCCTCGCGCAGGGACTCGGCGGACTCGCACTGGGTCGCCGCTACGCCGCTGGCGGGCAGGCCTTGGCCGCCGGCCTGTTCGCCGGCGCGATTCGCGCCGGCATTCCCATCTGGCTGGACACCTCGCTGACCGGCCTCGTCACCGATGACGATGGTCGGGTGACCGCCGCGACCGTCATCCATGCGGATTCCGTATTCACGATCACCGCCCGGCACGGCGTGGTGCTCGCCGCGGGCGGATTCGACCACGACATGGACATGCGGTGGAAGTTCCAGTCCGAATCCCTCGGACGCAATCTCAGCTTGGGAGCACGATCCAACACAGGCGACGCCATCCGGATAGGCCAGGAGGTCGGCGCCGGTATCGCCTCAATGGATCAATCGTGGTGGTTCCCCGCAGTGGCACCGCTGCCCGGCGCGGCCCCTGCGGTCATGCTGGCCGAACGCTCGCTGCCCGGATCATTCATCGTCGATCAGACGGGCCGCCGTTTCGCCAATGAATCGGCGGACTACATGAGCTTCGGTCAGCGGATACTGGAACTTGAAGCTGCTGGCTCCCCGGTTGAGTCGATGTGGATCGTTTTCGATCAGCAGTACCGCAACAGCTACGTATTCGCGGCGGAGCTGTTTCCCCGGATCCCGATACCCCGACGCTGGTATGACGCCGGAATCGCTTTTCGGGCAGACAATCTCACCGATCTCGCCGCACAGATCAACGTTCCGGCGGGTACCTTCCGTGCGACAGTGGACCGGTTCAACGAGAACGCGTTCGCGGGTGAGGACCCGGATTTCGGGCGCGGCCGGAGCGCCTACGACCGCTACTACGGTGACCCGACGATCACGCCGAACCCCAATCTGCGCCCGCTGCTGAGTGGTCCGTTCTATGCCGTGAAAATGGTGCTCAGCGATCTCGGTACCTGTGGTGGTCTGCTCGCCGACGGTCATGCGCGCGTACTGCGGGAGGACGGCACGGTCATCGATGGTCTGTACGCGATCGGGAACACCGCCGCCAACGCCTTCGGCCGCACGTATCCGGGTGCCGGCGCCACCATCGCACAAGGTCTGGTTTTCGGCCACATTGCCGCTCAGCACGCTGCGCAGAACAGACTGGCCGCACAGGCTCGGTGA
- a CDS encoding helix-turn-helix transcriptional regulator, translating to MGEPETSDIPSLPAINWALLGMLSYERELSGYDIRKWIHWSMRFFFGSPAYSQIYAELKKLEKLGLLSSRVEGKGARYRRLYKITDKGLDAVSRWAKEAPIELPTLKHPAILRVMLGHLSDPAALKKLLHEHVAQIDQLQREAAREAKWSGADPTWGYAKLALTWADRYYTSERELALNLIKDLDEAEATLPNTSKGGAIAWPDLSFWYEVERRAAAEDAAD from the coding sequence GTGGGAGAACCCGAGACGTCAGACATACCTTCGCTGCCCGCGATCAACTGGGCCTTGCTGGGGATGCTGTCGTACGAGCGCGAGCTGTCGGGCTATGACATCCGCAAGTGGATCCACTGGAGCATGCGCTTCTTTTTCGGAAGCCCCGCCTACAGCCAGATTTACGCAGAGCTGAAGAAGCTGGAAAAGCTCGGGCTGCTGAGTTCGCGCGTGGAGGGTAAGGGCGCTCGTTACCGGCGACTCTACAAAATTACCGACAAGGGATTGGATGCGGTTTCTCGGTGGGCCAAGGAAGCACCCATAGAGCTGCCTACGCTGAAGCATCCAGCGATTCTGCGGGTGATGTTGGGCCATTTGAGCGATCCGGCCGCGCTCAAGAAGCTCTTGCACGAACACGTTGCTCAAATCGACCAGTTGCAGCGTGAAGCCGCCAGGGAAGCCAAGTGGTCGGGCGCCGATCCCACGTGGGGTTACGCCAAACTGGCGTTGACCTGGGCCGACCGGTATTACACGTCTGAACGGGAGCTTGCCCTGAACCTCATCAAGGATTTGGACGAGGCGGAGGCAACCCTGCCGAACACGAGCAAGGGCGGCGCCATCGCCTGGCCCGATCTCTCCTTCTGGTACGAGGTCGAACGTAGGGCGGCTGCCGAAGACGCCGCCGACTGA
- a CDS encoding PaaI family thioesterase, translating to MTETNAPQVPEALYASLTDSVRRLVDFTIRSECDAATIESVRAKIDTATDELGRALIPGSFGVQQEISGSSIAWGNAVIGLRNALAPPLDVHHDDDGTAWAETTLGAAYEGPSGQVHGGICALLLDHVLGATAHKPGQPAVTGTLTIRYEKGTALGPVRIAAHIDRIEGVKTFAVGHIATSDGVTVRAEGVFIHPRRSTT from the coding sequence ATGACCGAGACGAACGCACCTCAGGTCCCCGAAGCGCTCTACGCGTCCCTCACAGACTCAGTCCGTCGACTCGTCGACTTCACCATTCGCAGCGAATGTGACGCCGCGACCATCGAATCAGTCCGCGCCAAAATCGACACTGCCACAGACGAACTCGGCCGTGCGCTGATACCGGGCTCATTCGGTGTCCAACAGGAGATCAGCGGGTCGTCTATCGCTTGGGGCAACGCGGTCATCGGATTGCGGAACGCGCTCGCTCCCCCGCTCGACGTTCATCACGACGATGACGGAACGGCTTGGGCCGAAACCACATTGGGTGCGGCGTACGAAGGACCCAGTGGCCAGGTTCATGGGGGTATCTGCGCCTTGCTGCTCGACCATGTCTTGGGTGCGACAGCACACAAACCCGGGCAACCCGCAGTCACGGGAACGCTGACGATCCGCTACGAGAAGGGCACCGCGCTGGGACCTGTCCGGATCGCAGCCCATATCGACCGCATCGAGGGTGTGAAAACCTTTGCCGTGGGCCATATCGCTACGTCTGACGGCGTGACGGTGCGCGCAGAAGGGGTTTTCATCCATCCCCGTAGGTCCACCACGTGA